One genomic region from Chthoniobacterales bacterium encodes:
- a CDS encoding acetyl-CoA carboxylase carboxyltransferase subunit alpha translates to MESKPLDFEKPILELQRRLQDLKNHSDQHELDFDSEVEAMENKLRETRRQIYDNLTAWQRVQLARHILRPFALDYIARCFTDWVELHGDRVFGDDKAMPSGLARLGPHRCVVITHQKGRDTKENVKRNFGCAHPEGYRKALRLMRLAEKFGLPVISLIDTPGAYPGIGSEERHISEAIAVNLREMMNLKVPTIAVVIGEGGSGGALGIGVSDHVLILENAYYSVISPEACSAILWKDRRHAPEAAEALKLTAQDLMALGVVDEVVPEPEGGAHRDHDLAAANLGTALRRNLERISALPIGELMEQRYDKFRKLGKFTEEIAAAVTPAAETE, encoded by the coding sequence ATGGAATCCAAGCCGCTTGATTTTGAAAAACCGATCCTGGAGTTGCAGAGGCGGCTTCAGGATCTGAAGAATCACTCGGACCAGCACGAGCTCGATTTCGATTCTGAGGTCGAGGCGATGGAGAACAAGCTCCGGGAGACGCGGCGGCAGATTTACGATAACCTCACCGCCTGGCAACGCGTCCAACTGGCGCGCCACATTTTGCGCCCCTTCGCCCTCGATTACATCGCCCGTTGCTTTACCGACTGGGTGGAATTGCACGGCGATCGCGTCTTTGGCGACGACAAAGCCATGCCGAGCGGCCTCGCCAGGCTGGGCCCCCACCGTTGCGTTGTGATCACGCACCAGAAAGGGCGCGACACGAAGGAAAACGTAAAGCGAAATTTCGGCTGCGCCCACCCCGAAGGTTATCGCAAGGCCCTGCGCCTGATGCGGCTCGCGGAAAAGTTTGGGCTGCCGGTAATTTCGCTGATCGATACCCCCGGGGCCTATCCGGGGATCGGTTCCGAGGAACGCCATATCTCGGAAGCGATCGCGGTTAATCTTCGCGAAATGATGAATCTCAAGGTGCCGACCATCGCGGTGGTGATCGGCGAAGGCGGCTCGGGCGGCGCGCTCGGCATCGGGGTTTCGGACCACGTCCTGATTCTCGAGAATGCCTATTATTCCGTCATCAGTCCGGAAGCGTGCTCCGCCATTTTGTGGAAGGATCGACGGCACGCGCCGGAAGCGGCGGAAGCCTTGAAATTGACGGCGCAGGATCTGATGGCGCTGGGAGTTGTGGATGAAGTCGTGCCGGAGCCGGAGGGTGGGGCGCACCGCGATCACGATCTGGCCGCCGCAAATCTGGGCACGGCATTGCGCCGGAACCTGGAGCGAATTTCGGCCTTGCCCATCGGTGAACTGATGGAACAGCGTTACGACAAGTTCCGGAAGCTCGGCAAGTTTACCGAAGAAATCGCCGCTGCGGTCACGCCGGCCGCGGAGACAGAATAG
- a CDS encoding sulfotransferase domain-containing protein has product MPRIIRWNLSSRARELSGGDAIVVSIPKSGRTWVRTFLCAYFCRRGDHPFSLGPEQYGDPRIPRIVYTHDRFEQRTKADRWDQLRGKYFIPAAERRRARIILLARDPRDTFVSHYVQLTRRVRETPDQLKQKEIGEVLRDRRHGIGSMIEIMNGWLAEWWGKPNFLLLRYEELQRDPEKSFVELLRFLGEEPPEAEAFAHALEFSRFGNMKKMETAGAFTSKILQTTDPGDPESFKVRRGKVGGFTDYLAGDDLIYAAEAMRKLDPRFGYLSGE; this is encoded by the coding sequence ATGCCGCGAATAATCCGCTGGAACCTGAGCAGCCGGGCCCGGGAACTGTCCGGCGGTGACGCCATCGTGGTTTCGATTCCCAAGAGCGGCCGCACCTGGGTTCGCACCTTCCTCTGCGCTTATTTTTGCCGGCGCGGCGACCATCCCTTCTCGCTCGGACCAGAGCAGTATGGCGATCCACGCATCCCGCGGATTGTTTATACGCATGACCGGTTCGAGCAACGGACCAAGGCCGATCGCTGGGATCAATTGCGCGGAAAATATTTCATCCCCGCCGCGGAACGCCGCCGCGCCAGGATCATTCTGCTGGCGCGCGACCCGCGGGACACCTTCGTCTCGCATTATGTCCAGCTCACCCGGCGCGTCCGCGAGACGCCCGATCAGTTGAAACAAAAGGAAATCGGCGAGGTCCTGCGGGACCGTCGGCACGGTATCGGATCGATGATCGAGATCATGAACGGCTGGCTCGCTGAGTGGTGGGGCAAACCCAATTTCCTTCTCCTGCGCTATGAAGAATTGCAGCGCGACCCGGAAAAGAGCTTTGTGGAATTGCTGAGATTTCTCGGCGAGGAACCGCCCGAGGCCGAGGCCTTCGCGCACGCGCTCGAGTTTTCGCGCTTCGGCAACATGAAAAAGATGGAAACGGCCGGAGCGTTCACCTCCAAGATTTTGCAAACGACGGACCCGGGCGATCCCGAGTCGTTCAAAGTGCGGCGGGGAAAGGTCGGCGGGTTTACCGATTACCTGGCGGGCGACGATTTGATTTACGCCGCCGAGGCGATGCGAAAGCTCGACCCGCGGTTCGGCTACCTAAGCGGAGAATAG
- a CDS encoding alpha/beta hydrolase-fold protein, with protein sequence MPPHTLTGNIQRHRAFPSKILKNRRDVLVYLPPGYRRFTGRRYPVLYLHDGQNVFDAATSFAGVEWGVDETAQRLITAKLMEPVIIVAIANTGEDRIHEYAPTPARIDPPKRKRSKGLLRNYGRFLTEELKPFIDGRYRTKPEAEHTALGGSSLGGLATLVLGLWLPNFFSRLAVMSPSIWWDDCVVYEIVDAIDEEARPQLKIWLDTGTHEPGWERGRELRDRFVEKGWRLHDDLHFVEVEGADHSEGAWAARIDPVLRFLFPPAPPPVAKIAPPKRRHRLLQRAAALTNLFSA encoded by the coding sequence ATGCCGCCGCACACTTTGACTGGGAACATTCAACGCCATCGCGCCTTCCCCTCCAAAATCCTGAAGAATCGCCGCGACGTTCTGGTTTATCTCCCGCCCGGTTATCGGCGTTTCACGGGCCGGCGTTATCCGGTCCTTTATTTGCACGATGGCCAGAACGTTTTCGATGCGGCCACTTCTTTCGCCGGGGTGGAATGGGGAGTCGATGAGACCGCGCAACGCCTGATCACGGCGAAGTTGATGGAACCCGTGATCATCGTGGCGATCGCCAATACCGGAGAAGATCGCATCCATGAATATGCTCCGACGCCGGCCCGAATCGATCCGCCGAAGCGGAAACGGAGCAAAGGTTTATTGCGCAATTATGGCCGGTTTCTGACCGAGGAGCTGAAGCCGTTTATTGATGGCCGCTACCGAACGAAACCGGAAGCGGAGCACACCGCTCTCGGCGGCTCGTCGCTCGGGGGGCTCGCCACCCTGGTGCTCGGCCTTTGGCTCCCGAATTTTTTCAGCCGGCTCGCCGTCATGTCTCCTTCGATCTGGTGGGATGATTGCGTCGTCTACGAAATCGTGGACGCGATCGATGAGGAGGCCCGGCCGCAATTGAAGATCTGGCTGGACACCGGCACGCACGAGCCCGGCTGGGAACGAGGCCGGGAATTGCGCGACCGTTTCGTCGAGAAAGGCTGGCGGCTGCACGACGATCTGCACTTCGTCGAAGTGGAAGGGGCCGATCACAGCGAAGGAGCCTGGGCGGCGCGCATCGATCCGGTGCTGCGTTTTCTTTTTCCCCCAGCCCCGCCGCCGGTCGCAAAAATCGCTCCGCCGAAAAGGCGCCACCGCCTTCTGCAGCGCGCGGCGGCACTGACGAATCTATTCTCCGCTTAG
- a CDS encoding carboxylate-amine ligase, with product MKDHTFTLGIEEEFAIVDPETRELRSHIQEILEGGKVLLKEQIKPEMHQSVVELGTEICQSVVDAREHVTGLRSKLAQLAGRRGLKFASAGTHPFSHWHDQLITEGERYQEIVKDMQLLARANLIFGLHVHVGIPERETAIQVMNQVRYFLPHLYALSVNSPFWVGRNTGLKGYRLKVFERFPRTGIPDAFESLSEYEDYCKLLVKTGCVDNAKKIWWDIRLHPFFDTLELRVCDAQSRVDDTLALAALIQAIVAKLYKMLRQNTTFRVYRRRLLDENRWRASRYGIEGKLIDFGREAEVETKSLIDELLHFVSTEVDELGSRREMAHIERILREGTGADRQLAVWEQTQDMKKVVDHIVAETYEGLDMNSATLPGEISSQVER from the coding sequence ATGAAAGACCACACGTTCACCCTCGGCATCGAAGAGGAATTCGCCATTGTCGATCCGGAAACGCGCGAGCTGCGCTCCCATATCCAGGAGATCCTGGAAGGCGGCAAAGTCCTGCTCAAGGAACAGATCAAGCCGGAGATGCACCAGTCGGTGGTCGAGTTGGGCACGGAGATCTGCCAATCCGTCGTCGATGCGCGGGAGCACGTTACCGGATTGCGGAGCAAGCTGGCCCAGCTTGCGGGGCGTCGCGGATTAAAGTTTGCCTCGGCCGGCACCCATCCATTCTCCCATTGGCACGATCAGCTGATCACGGAGGGCGAGCGTTACCAGGAGATCGTGAAGGACATGCAGCTGCTGGCGCGGGCGAACCTGATCTTCGGCTTGCATGTCCATGTCGGCATTCCGGAACGCGAGACGGCAATCCAGGTGATGAACCAGGTCCGCTATTTTCTGCCGCACCTCTATGCGCTCTCAGTCAATTCGCCTTTCTGGGTCGGCCGCAACACTGGCCTGAAGGGGTATCGCCTCAAGGTTTTCGAGCGTTTCCCGCGCACCGGCATTCCGGACGCGTTCGAATCGCTCTCCGAGTACGAAGATTACTGCAAGCTCCTGGTCAAAACGGGCTGTGTCGACAACGCCAAGAAAATCTGGTGGGACATCCGGCTCCATCCGTTTTTCGACACCCTCGAGCTCCGGGTTTGCGACGCGCAATCACGGGTGGACGACACCCTGGCGCTCGCCGCCCTGATCCAGGCCATCGTGGCGAAGCTCTATAAAATGCTGCGGCAAAACACTACCTTCCGGGTTTATCGCCGCCGGCTTCTCGATGAAAATCGCTGGCGCGCCTCGCGCTACGGCATCGAAGGCAAGCTGATTGATTTCGGGCGGGAAGCCGAAGTCGAGACGAAGAGTCTGATCGACGAACTGCTCCATTTTGTTTCCACGGAAGTCGACGAGCTCGGAAGCAGGCGCGAGATGGCGCACATCGAGCGGATCCTGCGCGAAGGTACCGGCGCCGACCGTCAGCTCGCGGTTTGGGAGCAAACCCAGGACATGAAAAAGGTCGTCGACCACATCGTGGCCGAAACCTACGAAGGTCTGGATATGAACTCCGCGACCCTTCCGGGGGAAATCTCGTCCCAAGTGGAGCGATAG
- a CDS encoding SUF system NifU family Fe-S cluster assembly protein, producing MSSELEELYQEVILDHSRRPRNFGELPDATVRVHGDNPSCGDEIHLAVKFGADGALENIKFTGHGCAISQASASLMTMKLKGKTRDAAMSILRAFQGLVTGDGAEAPPELGDLRLLRGVRKFPQRVKCAMLSARAAEQALQQSAGETSVSTEVEP from the coding sequence ATGAGCTCCGAACTCGAAGAGCTATACCAGGAAGTCATTCTCGATCATTCGAGAAGGCCCCGGAATTTCGGCGAGCTCCCGGACGCAACCGTTCGCGTGCACGGCGACAATCCTTCCTGTGGCGATGAGATCCACCTGGCGGTGAAATTCGGCGCGGACGGTGCCTTGGAAAACATCAAGTTCACCGGGCACGGCTGCGCCATCAGCCAGGCCTCCGCCTCCTTGATGACGATGAAGCTGAAGGGGAAAACCCGCGACGCTGCCATGTCGATCCTGCGCGCCTTCCAGGGGTTGGTTACCGGCGACGGCGCCGAAGCTCCTCCCGAGCTGGGCGATCTCCGTCTCCTGCGCGGCGTCCGAAAATTTCCTCAACGCGTCAAATGCGCGATGCTCTCCGCGCGCGCCGCCGAACAGGCCCTCCAACAAAGCGCCGGCGAAACCTCGGTCTCGACCGAAGTCGAACCGTAA
- a CDS encoding cysteine desulfurase — MDKLSSSQLDWNAIRDDFPILRERAHEHPLIYFDNAATTQKPRQVLEALRNYYEHKNANVHRGLHELSSRATEAYEGSRERVAQYIGAATPDEIVFTRGTTEGINLVAQSWGGKFLRAGDVILLTEMEHHSNLVPWQLLAERAGARLRFVPVREDGTLALDQLPSLLTEEVKLFAFTHVSNSLGTINPVRELCQKAREVGAVTVVDAAQSAGHLPLDVRELGCDFLAFSGHKMCAPTGIGALYGRAELLDAMPPWHGGGEMIVSVTLEKSTYKKAPHRFEGGTPNIAGAIGLAAAIDYIEKIGRPEIFEHDARLTQYAIERMADLPGLRLLGPAGKRGAIVGFVMNAAHPHDLTTFADQRGLALRGGHHCNQPLMKKFDLPGTTRASFYFYNTTAEIDRMVEILRDAARFFA, encoded by the coding sequence GTGGACAAGCTTTCGAGCTCTCAGTTGGATTGGAACGCAATCCGGGATGATTTCCCGATCCTGCGGGAGCGGGCCCACGAACATCCCCTTATCTATTTCGACAACGCGGCGACCACCCAGAAGCCGAGACAAGTGCTCGAGGCGCTGCGCAATTATTACGAGCACAAGAACGCCAATGTCCATCGCGGCCTGCACGAGCTCAGTTCCCGGGCGACCGAAGCCTACGAAGGTTCGCGAGAACGCGTAGCCCAATATATCGGCGCGGCCACCCCGGACGAGATCGTCTTCACCCGCGGCACCACCGAAGGCATCAATCTTGTTGCCCAATCCTGGGGCGGGAAATTTCTCCGCGCAGGAGATGTGATTCTTCTCACCGAGATGGAGCACCACAGCAATCTCGTGCCGTGGCAGCTCCTCGCCGAACGCGCCGGCGCCCGGCTCCGTTTCGTCCCGGTCCGCGAAGACGGCACTCTCGCACTCGATCAATTGCCTTCCCTGCTTACCGAGGAAGTGAAGCTATTTGCTTTCACCCACGTTTCCAATTCGCTTGGCACCATCAATCCGGTCCGCGAGCTCTGCCAAAAGGCGCGGGAGGTCGGCGCAGTGACGGTGGTTGATGCCGCGCAGAGCGCCGGACATTTGCCGCTCGATGTCCGGGAACTCGGATGCGATTTCCTGGCTTTTTCCGGTCACAAAATGTGCGCGCCCACCGGCATCGGGGCGCTTTACGGACGCGCTGAGCTTCTCGATGCGATGCCGCCATGGCACGGGGGCGGCGAGATGATCGTCAGCGTCACCTTGGAAAAGAGCACGTATAAGAAAGCGCCCCACCGTTTTGAAGGAGGCACCCCGAACATTGCCGGCGCTATCGGTCTTGCCGCCGCGATTGACTACATCGAGAAGATCGGTCGCCCGGAAATTTTCGAACACGACGCCCGGCTCACTCAATACGCCATCGAGCGCATGGCTGACTTGCCGGGCCTGCGCCTGCTCGGACCCGCCGGAAAACGGGGAGCCATTGTCGGCTTTGTCATGAACGCCGCGCATCCCCACGATCTGACCACTTTCGCCGATCAACGCGGCCTCGCCCTGCGCGGTGGTCATCATTGCAACCAGCCGCTCATGAAGAAATTTGATTTGCCCGGCACAACCCGCGCCAGTTTCTATTTTTACAACACCACTGCGGAGATCGATCGCATGGTCGAGATTCTGCGCGACGCGGCCCGCTTCTTTGCATGA
- a CDS encoding aminopeptidase, producing MPDRAHTLAIDPELQPGARNAIRDCLRLKRDERITIITDEVTREIAAALQAEVEEVGAEHAVFVLEEYAERPLVDMPSNVLEDLAQSQVSIFCAQTQRGELRSRMQMSDVVNKHRIRHGHMVNITPQIMREGMRADFRAVDALSQRLVERARKAKRIKCRTPAGTDYEGEFSPELKWLKTSGLITPDKWGNLPGGEIFTSPMNSRGTFVVDGVVGDYLCQKYGDIQETPLRIEVENNRICDLQCANKELLEEFRAYTSTDENSNRVGEFAVGTNTACTHVIGNILQDEKIPGIHIAFGHPYAEHTGQTWVSKTHIDCVGRDFDIWFDDDKVMERGKFLV from the coding sequence ATGCCTGACCGCGCTCATACCTTGGCCATCGACCCCGAGCTCCAACCCGGAGCCCGGAACGCAATTCGGGATTGTTTACGCCTCAAACGAGATGAGCGGATCACGATCATTACTGACGAGGTGACCCGGGAGATTGCCGCAGCCTTACAGGCGGAGGTCGAGGAGGTCGGAGCGGAGCATGCCGTTTTCGTCCTGGAGGAATACGCGGAGCGCCCCCTGGTCGATATGCCGTCGAATGTTCTCGAGGACCTGGCCCAATCGCAGGTCAGTATTTTTTGCGCGCAAACCCAGCGCGGCGAGCTGCGTTCCCGCATGCAGATGAGCGACGTGGTGAACAAGCACCGGATTCGTCACGGCCACATGGTCAACATCACCCCCCAGATCATGCGCGAAGGAATGCGGGCTGACTTTCGCGCGGTCGATGCCCTCAGCCAGCGCCTGGTGGAACGCGCGCGAAAGGCGAAGCGGATCAAATGCCGAACGCCGGCCGGGACCGATTACGAAGGCGAATTTTCACCGGAGCTGAAATGGCTGAAAACGAGCGGCCTCATCACGCCCGACAAATGGGGCAACCTGCCGGGCGGCGAGATTTTCACCTCTCCCATGAACTCTCGCGGCACCTTCGTCGTGGACGGCGTGGTGGGGGACTATCTTTGCCAGAAGTACGGCGACATCCAGGAGACGCCGCTCCGGATCGAAGTCGAAAACAATCGCATTTGCGATCTCCAGTGCGCGAACAAGGAATTGCTGGAGGAATTTCGCGCTTACACCAGCACGGACGAAAACAGCAATCGCGTGGGCGAGTTCGCGGTGGGAACCAACACGGCCTGCACCCATGTGATCGGCAATATTTTGCAGGACGAAAAGATCCCCGGCATCCACATCGCTTTTGGCCATCCGTATGCGGAACACACCGGGCAAACCTGGGTCTCAAAAACGCACATCGATTGTGTGGGCCGTGACTTCGACATCTGGTTCGACGACGACAAGGTGATGGAGCGCGGGAAATTTTTGGTGTAG
- the kbl gene encoding glycine C-acetyltransferase yields MLPAFDQQLANTLAEIRSQGLYKTERIITTPQDAKVGISGGRRVLNLCANNYLGLADHPALIAAAKEALDTHGLGMASVRFICGTQDIHKDLEDELTRFLGTEDTILYPSAFDANGGLFETLLGPEDAIISDELNHASIIDGIRLCKAQRFRYKHNDMADLEAKLNEAKDARLRLIATDGCFSMDGTIADLGAICELAEKYQTLTMIDDAHATGFLGRTGRGTHEYRGVMGRIDIITGTLGKALGGASGGFTSARRRIVELLRQRSRPYLFSNSVAPPIVAAAIKALQILSDSTELRDKLETNTNYFRSALVEHGLTIKPGTHPIVPIMLGDAALSQKFAGRMLDKGVYVIGFFYPVVPHGTARVRTQVSAAHSREDLEFAVRAFSETNKELA; encoded by the coding sequence ATGCTCCCGGCATTCGACCAGCAGCTCGCTAACACTCTCGCTGAGATCAGGTCTCAGGGGCTTTACAAAACCGAACGCATCATCACCACGCCGCAGGACGCGAAGGTCGGGATCTCCGGTGGCCGGCGCGTTCTGAACTTGTGCGCGAATAATTATCTCGGCCTGGCCGACCACCCTGCGCTCATCGCCGCGGCCAAGGAAGCGCTCGATACGCATGGCTTGGGAATGGCGTCGGTCCGTTTCATTTGTGGCACACAAGACATCCACAAGGATCTGGAGGATGAGCTGACCAGATTCTTGGGCACCGAAGACACCATCCTCTATCCATCCGCCTTCGATGCCAACGGCGGTTTGTTCGAGACCTTGCTCGGCCCGGAGGACGCCATTATTTCCGATGAATTGAATCACGCCTCGATCATTGACGGCATCCGGCTCTGCAAAGCACAACGGTTCCGTTACAAGCACAACGACATGGCCGATCTCGAGGCGAAATTGAATGAGGCGAAGGACGCCCGGCTTCGCCTCATCGCCACCGACGGATGTTTTTCCATGGATGGAACCATCGCCGACCTCGGCGCCATTTGTGAACTGGCGGAAAAATATCAGACGCTCACCATGATCGACGACGCGCACGCCACCGGTTTTCTCGGCCGGACCGGGCGCGGCACGCACGAATACCGCGGTGTGATGGGCCGGATCGACATCATTACCGGCACGCTTGGCAAAGCGCTGGGAGGCGCGAGCGGCGGATTCACCAGCGCTCGCCGTCGAATTGTCGAGCTGCTCCGGCAACGGTCGCGTCCATATCTTTTCTCAAACAGCGTCGCGCCGCCGATCGTCGCCGCCGCCATCAAGGCGCTCCAGATCCTGAGCGACTCCACCGAGCTTCGAGACAAACTTGAAACGAACACGAACTATTTCCGGTCGGCGCTAGTCGAGCACGGCCTGACCATCAAGCCCGGCACCCACCCGATCGTTCCGATCATGCTCGGCGACGCCGCCCTCTCCCAGAAGTTCGCCGGACGCATGCTCGACAAGGGAGTTTACGTCATCGGCTTTTTCTATCCGGTCGTTCCGCACGGCACGGCGCGGGTTCGCACCCAGGTTTCGGCCGCGCATTCCCGGGAGGATCTGGAATTTGCGGTCAGGGCCTTTTCGGAAACGAACAAGGAATTAGCCTAG
- the tdh gene encoding L-threonine 3-dehydrogenase — MMPALVKRQREPGLDLEEVPIPDIGPNDVLIRVHKGSICGTDVHIYNWDAWAQKTIPVPMVIGHEFVGVIEKVGNGVHDFQEGELVTTEGHIVCGHCRNCLAGRRHLCPNTKGIGVNRPGGFAEYVSVPKTNLWRCDPKIPLDVISCSDPLGNAVHTALSFDLVGEDVLITGAGPIGCMAVPIAKMAGARKVVITDVNPYRLDLARKMGATSAVDVRERNLHDVMRELDMHEGFDVGLEMSGNPKAFTDMLDVMVNGGRIAMLGIMPGSAAIDWNLVVFHGLTIKGIYGREMFETWYKMTALIQSGLDISPIITHRFPYTDFQEGFELMKSGQSGKIVLDWAA, encoded by the coding sequence ATGATGCCGGCCCTGGTTAAGCGTCAGCGCGAGCCGGGCCTCGATTTGGAAGAAGTTCCCATTCCCGACATCGGTCCGAACGACGTCCTGATCCGCGTGCACAAGGGATCCATCTGCGGCACCGACGTCCACATTTACAACTGGGACGCGTGGGCCCAGAAGACCATCCCCGTTCCGATGGTCATCGGGCATGAGTTCGTGGGCGTGATTGAGAAGGTCGGCAATGGCGTCCACGATTTTCAAGAGGGCGAGCTGGTCACGACCGAAGGTCATATCGTCTGCGGACATTGCCGGAACTGCCTGGCCGGGCGGCGGCACCTTTGCCCGAATACGAAAGGTATCGGCGTGAATCGCCCCGGTGGTTTCGCCGAATACGTTTCTGTCCCGAAGACGAATTTGTGGCGCTGCGATCCGAAAATTCCCCTCGATGTGATCTCCTGTTCGGATCCGCTGGGGAACGCAGTTCATACCGCCCTTTCTTTTGACCTCGTCGGGGAAGATGTCCTCATCACCGGCGCCGGCCCGATCGGTTGCATGGCGGTGCCGATCGCTAAGATGGCGGGGGCCCGGAAAGTCGTCATCACCGACGTGAATCCATACCGGCTCGATCTCGCACGGAAAATGGGCGCAACTTCCGCGGTCGACGTGCGCGAGCGTAATCTGCATGACGTTATGCGAGAGCTCGACATGCATGAGGGCTTCGACGTCGGCCTGGAGATGTCCGGCAATCCCAAGGCCTTCACCGACATGCTCGACGTGATGGTCAACGGCGGCCGCATCGCCATGCTCGGCATCATGCCGGGCAGCGCCGCGATCGACTGGAACCTCGTCGTGTTCCACGGCCTGACGATCAAAGGAATTTACGGCCGGGAGATGTTCGAGACCTGGTACAAAATGACGGCGCTAATCCAAAGCGGGCTCGATATTTCGCCGATTATTACTCATCGCTTTCCCTACACGGATTTTCAGGAAGGCTTCGAGCTGATGAAGTCAGGACAATCGGGAAAGATTGTCCTCGATTGGGCGGCGTGA
- a CDS encoding phosphatidate cytidylyltransferase: MAETLERVTAAKPSTPRSVFVFRFASTFVLWSIALGIIFSGYEIAFFGLIGTLGMLSLWEFYVMLDHKDLPNFKITAMICGAVMLCGSFYYYSRIGPGHSYDFEMAVLLFFLLTVFTRQMFDGLRDDAPLRTMAYTIFGLLYVLWLYNFITKIVYVLPRSPTGAVTGQFYVLYLIAITKFSDMGAYLTGSLIGRHKMIPHISPKKTWEGFFGALAFSLLASLGLFKLMPLHLSALNWTHATVLGLLLGFAAVIGDLAESIIKRSTGVKDSGSFLPGIGGALDLVDSLLFTAPLLFFYLRLVIRLD, encoded by the coding sequence ATGGCCGAGACGCTCGAGCGCGTCACCGCGGCAAAACCGTCCACGCCGCGCTCTGTTTTTGTATTTCGTTTCGCCAGCACGTTTGTCCTTTGGTCAATCGCGCTGGGCATCATCTTTTCCGGCTACGAGATCGCCTTTTTCGGCCTGATCGGGACCCTGGGGATGCTCTCGCTCTGGGAGTTTTACGTCATGCTCGATCATAAGGACCTCCCGAATTTCAAGATCACGGCGATGATCTGCGGCGCCGTCATGTTGTGCGGCAGTTTTTATTATTACTCGCGAATTGGTCCCGGCCATTCCTACGACTTCGAGATGGCGGTCCTGCTCTTTTTCCTGCTGACCGTTTTCACCCGGCAAATGTTTGACGGGTTGCGCGATGACGCGCCGCTCCGGACGATGGCCTACACGATCTTTGGTCTGCTTTACGTCCTCTGGCTTTACAACTTCATCACCAAAATCGTCTACGTCCTTCCGCGCAGCCCGACCGGCGCCGTAACCGGCCAGTTCTACGTGCTTTATCTCATCGCCATTACCAAATTCAGCGACATGGGAGCGTATCTTACCGGAAGCCTGATCGGACGTCACAAGATGATTCCGCACATCAGCCCAAAGAAAACCTGGGAAGGGTTCTTCGGGGCGCTGGCTTTTTCGCTCCTCGCCAGCCTGGGGTTGTTCAAACTAATGCCGTTGCATCTTTCCGCCCTGAACTGGACCCATGCGACCGTGCTCGGATTGCTCCTCGGCTTCGCGGCGGTGATCGGCGACCTGGCGGAATCGATCATCAAACGCAGCACCGGAGTGAAGGATTCCGGAAGCTTCCTGCCCGGGATCGGAGGAGCGCTCGATCTGGTCGACAGCCTGCTTTTTACCGCGCCCCTGTTGTTTTTCTACCTGCGCCTGGTCATTCGGCTGGACTAA